In Mastacembelus armatus chromosome 5, fMasArm1.2, whole genome shotgun sequence, a single genomic region encodes these proteins:
- the pnp4a gene encoding purine nucleoside phosphorylase 4a isoform X2, whose translation MSQTEHRPQVAIICGSGLGMLADTLKCQDSFAYSDIPGFPQSTVQGHAGRLVFGELKGKTCVCMQGRFHMYEGHSLCKTTFPVRVFKLLGVETLIVTNAAGSLADGLHPGDIMVIKDHVNFPGLVGLNPLSGPNDDKFGPRFPAMSGCYDKSLRCLAMDIAKQQGVASLMQEGVYAMVGGPNFETIAEARLLHRLGVDAVGMSTAAEVVMATHCGLRVFGLSLITNKVVKSYEDSDRVNHEGVLEIGRLRSQTLQQLDLNKAGKTFKCPSPSAEEGCITQSNPPATKWSKVKTKL comes from the exons ATGTCTCAAACGGAGCACCGCCCCCAGGTGGCAATCATCTGTGGGTCTGGACTGGGCATGCTCGCTGACACCCTCAAGTGTCAGGACTCCTTTGCCTATTCTGACATACCAGGCTTCCCTCAGAGCACAG tgcaggGTCACGCAGGACGGCTGGTGTTTGGGGAGTTGAAGGGGaagacgtgtgtgtgcatgcaaggTCGCTTCCACATGTATGAAGGACATTCACTTTgcaag ACAACATTTCCAGTTCGAGTCTTCAAGCTTTTGGGTGTGGAGACTCTGATTGTGACAAATGCTGCCGGCTCATTGGCTGATGGTCTGCACCCTGGTGACATCATGGTCATCAAGGATCACGTGAACTTCCCTGGACTGGTGGGTCTGAACCCGCTGAGTGGACCCAACGATGACAA GTTCGGGCCTCGTTTCCCTGCCATGTCAGGTTGTTATGACAAAAGCCTGCGTTGCCTAGCAATGGACATTGCTAAGCAGCAGGGTGTGGCCAGCCTGATGCAGGAGGGTGTGTACGCTATGGTGGGAGGGCCAAACTTCGAAACCATCGCTGAGGCCAGACTGCTGCATCGACTGGGGGTGGACGCTGTTG GTATGAGTACGGCTGCTGAGGTAGTCATGGCAACTCACTGTGGCCTGAGGGTCTTTGGTCTCTCTCTGATCACCAACAAG gTGGTGAAGAGTTACGAAGACTCGGACAGGGTGAACCACGAAGGCGTCCTGGAGATCGGTCGGCTGCGTTCTCAaactctgcagcagctg GATCTCAACAAGGCAGGCAA AACTTTCAAATGTCCATCTCCATCTGCTGAAGAAGGTTGTATCACACAATCAAACCCTCCAGCTACTAAATGGAGCAAGGTCAAGACTAAACTATAA
- the pnp4a gene encoding purine nucleoside phosphorylase 4a isoform X1, producing the protein MHSKEQISHDEYQKTADWLMSQTEHRPQVAIICGSGLGMLADTLKCQDSFAYSDIPGFPQSTVQGHAGRLVFGELKGKTCVCMQGRFHMYEGHSLCKTTFPVRVFKLLGVETLIVTNAAGSLADGLHPGDIMVIKDHVNFPGLVGLNPLSGPNDDKFGPRFPAMSGCYDKSLRCLAMDIAKQQGVASLMQEGVYAMVGGPNFETIAEARLLHRLGVDAVGMSTAAEVVMATHCGLRVFGLSLITNKVVKSYEDSDRVNHEGVLEIGRLRSQTLQQLDLNKAGKTFKCPSPSAEEGCITQSNPPATKWSKVKTKL; encoded by the exons ATGCACAGCAAAGAACAGATCAG TCATGACGAATACCAGAAGACAGCTGACTGGTTGATGTCTCAAACGGAGCACCGCCCCCAGGTGGCAATCATCTGTGGGTCTGGACTGGGCATGCTCGCTGACACCCTCAAGTGTCAGGACTCCTTTGCCTATTCTGACATACCAGGCTTCCCTCAGAGCACAG tgcaggGTCACGCAGGACGGCTGGTGTTTGGGGAGTTGAAGGGGaagacgtgtgtgtgcatgcaaggTCGCTTCCACATGTATGAAGGACATTCACTTTgcaag ACAACATTTCCAGTTCGAGTCTTCAAGCTTTTGGGTGTGGAGACTCTGATTGTGACAAATGCTGCCGGCTCATTGGCTGATGGTCTGCACCCTGGTGACATCATGGTCATCAAGGATCACGTGAACTTCCCTGGACTGGTGGGTCTGAACCCGCTGAGTGGACCCAACGATGACAA GTTCGGGCCTCGTTTCCCTGCCATGTCAGGTTGTTATGACAAAAGCCTGCGTTGCCTAGCAATGGACATTGCTAAGCAGCAGGGTGTGGCCAGCCTGATGCAGGAGGGTGTGTACGCTATGGTGGGAGGGCCAAACTTCGAAACCATCGCTGAGGCCAGACTGCTGCATCGACTGGGGGTGGACGCTGTTG GTATGAGTACGGCTGCTGAGGTAGTCATGGCAACTCACTGTGGCCTGAGGGTCTTTGGTCTCTCTCTGATCACCAACAAG gTGGTGAAGAGTTACGAAGACTCGGACAGGGTGAACCACGAAGGCGTCCTGGAGATCGGTCGGCTGCGTTCTCAaactctgcagcagctg GATCTCAACAAGGCAGGCAA AACTTTCAAATGTCCATCTCCATCTGCTGAAGAAGGTTGTATCACACAATCAAACCCTCCAGCTACTAAATGGAGCAAGGTCAAGACTAAACTATAA